acatatttaaaattaaatatattattttgattttaattttcgcATGTTGTCACTTGTCAcggacaataaataaaaaattagctagatataacttttttttaacataattgttataaaaagtaaacaacttaccatatataataatttatcataaagtaaaaaGTCTCTACATTATTATTATGCTCCAATTAAATTctaacaatttttataatacaACAGAAATTCCTTAAAAAAGAATATGAGTACGcttattatcatattatattatgatCACAAAAAAGGGACGTTATAAGAATGAAGACAAGGCCAAAGGGAGTTGAAGAATGGAGATTAGATGCTATAACATGATTGAGATTAATTTTCAGAATAAGTACGGACAAATTAAggataaatgaaagaaataattattcatatatttaactGTTTTGGCATTTTTATTGCTCGAATTATGTCTTAGTTGatattttgatgatgatgatggattGAAACAACTCGATAATAGATTACTTGCAGTTTTTGGCTAGTGATTAATTGTCTTGttccttattaaaaaaaaaaaaaaggcatgggatgaattgaaaatgaaaaacagcTTATAGAAAGACGGAGGATATAAAGAAATTGGATCACAGTGCCTTTAGTTTAGGGAGGGCCATGGCAATGTAACCAAGAGGATAATTACATTACAATCCTTCAATAATCTGAAAATGACCTTAATTGCAGGgcatgttacatttttttttatattatataaggtcataaatatttttcatataaaataattatgtccGAGTTGGTAGTTTTCTTAATAttgtataaataaacaaataaatttaatatttaaaatattaacttttacCATAAAAAAGTGATGAGAAAACGTAATagaaagatttaaaattattcgtACAATAACATGGGACAGACAATTTTAATTAGGAAACTGATAAAGGCAATGTACAAGTATCAAAAACAAAGTCCAATTGTCTCCTGGGTGATGTTAGGTGCATCCAACATTATTATTGGTGCACCAAGCATTTTAAGTGAATGGACAAAAATACCCTTCactcaagttgatccatatgagTCATACTGATTAACATGATCCAtatgactcatacggatcaTGTTGATGTGTATGAATTATATGAATTtcatacagatcaagttgatctgtatggTTTGTACGGATCAACAtaatccgtatgagttatacATATCAAGTTAATCCatatgtttaaattatacttACGGATTAAGTTCATCCGTACAAATTATACGGATCAAtcatagaataattttaaaattaataaaaaatactaggTGCACAAACAATAAAATTGGTTCACCTAGCATCACCCTTCTCTCCTTATCCACTAATGCTGAGTTATCTCTGCCAGCCCATCCAATGAAAATCAACAACTTCCATTTTTCTCGACCCAATTCAATTCTTGAGAAAATGCTCTGTCTCACGTTATTGCTATTTACATCTCCCTTATTACTAATACACCCCTTTGCATATTTCCCCCCCGCGTTACCCTCTCTTCATAACGCAATTTGGAAGCCAATTTTTGTGATAATGTGAACTAACATTGAGATAAAGTTCTCCAAATACTACCTCAATGGAACATGCAACGAAAAcacataattcaaaatttatctgAAACCAAATTTGATCGTAAGTGTCAGCTAGGACGAACCatctaaaataaattgtaatagTAGATCACTTTGATCGGTtagtaataattttgtatttattttttagtccctatgattttctattctcttattttttctcaCCCTCAAAACATACACTCTCCTAAGGTATGTATGACATGTGAACAATAGGTATAATCTTTACCAGGACGTTAAAAAGAAGAACAAaccattcaaaataaatttgttgaattaaATTTCCTTATTAAAATAAAGCATTGTTTCAATACAAAGAAATGTGAACTCATTAGGATCAGCCTAACGGTGGAATTGGGGTAATATGCACAAACAAAACATCAAAATCACGAATTGAGAGAATGCCATATCAGAAGTTCAACCGAAAAAAACGCAAATCACGCCAAATGTTTACAtttggatttttaaaaaatcaaatagaaGATAAGGAATTAATAAGAATTTTGGATAGTCCGGGCAATTGTCACTACCCTAAGCAATGTGAAACAAGAAAAcaactataaaattatttttagtctaaaatatgtttgtaatttctaataaatatttaaattttacatttatttttaataatttttttttacgaatttttaataaaataataattttgtttttatctttaatattttttttagtcccaactaattttgtgtttattttctgatattttttcatttgttttcattttttttcaaaaatactaataacaaataattttttttatcaatgagaAAACATAAAGTTAACTAATTTATCAAGgagtaaaaaaattgtcaaggactaaaaactaaaatttttattttatccaggagaaaaaaaaattattaggtaaCAAATAGAAAATTGGAATATGTATTAAAGATCACAAGCCTTATTTTTgtacttattttcatttcaccTTTCTTACACAAATACTTGCTTAATTATGAAAGAAatgcattcaaaatatatttctcATATGTTATTACCAAAAAAGAGTATAATATAAAATGGAATAGTTAAAAATAGTGTGATCTGGACGATTTTTTCTGAAGTTTTAGCCTTTTCTGGagagatatgtttttatttctttgccAAACCCGTTGCCCTGGTACAATcaatctattaatttttttagaccgTTACTCTTTTACCATAACATGTATATGCATCCTGTTAATAAAAGTTGTGagatattttcttaatattgaGTCTTGAAGATCCGATTCTTTCCAAAAATCATTGAAAAGGAAATAAGGAAAAAACAAGGAATTTGGAAAATAGTTGGAATTGGTAAAAACTCCTCGTATGATTTATACTTTGTACTGACAATGACTAGTTCAAATATTTATGAACATATCTAAATCGTTTCAAACCAATAAATTGATCAAAAATATGAATGaactattatttgaaaaattataaataaaagaaatcattttttttgttcaatttagtttttgtttctcatgtttaaaattgaactaaacattaaaatactaaatttatattagtttttctatttaatcctcaaatttaattaaattagtttgacttgtgattttttatttatgctaAGTTGTgacttaattattaaatttaatcctttgaatatttttgtatatttattatgtatatgactttttatataataaatgttaTCCATTAAATGAAAAACTACCCATTAAAAGAATTCATTTATTAGTTCAAGATTCTTTTGTTACgctgattaataaaaaaaatagaggattGTACCttgagaaaaagagagacaaatttaaattatcaatCTAATTCAAATAACAATGAAAACTGATTAGATTGTTTTAGGAGTTTAATAGGGATGCACTAGTTAAATTTTTGCACcgctaattaattataaaccattttcagtaattattataaaaaagaaccaatatATCATTCATGTTAATTTGTAACTAGACAAAAATGTAAAGAAAAGGTAtaccataaatatatattatttattcttattttgttaaatcagtctAAATCCaaccataaaaaattatcatcctCATCAGAttgatttttcatttcaaaatcaagTCTCGCCCTTACTTGGAAGGAGAGGGCACCGTTACAAATTAAGGGCCGTTGACTTTGCTGAAAGAATGTTTTTGGTCCTTTTTGTGCCCACAGTAAATGGctcctttcttggaaggaaaGGGCACCCTATTGAGTGTCCACGATAAATTACCGTATGAGGGATGCCACccttttttcaatcaatcttctCATATAAGGCGTGATAATATACACTACTAGTTCAAAAAATATGACCACATGTCACAACTTTTAAGAggtgtttttaattaaattctacgttaatctaacaataataatttttaaaaacatgacATATGCCATGAAAATATTGGCGGAATTAGGTGATCTCCGAttacaacaatttatttttgtaaatagttGATGCATTGAATTTTACATCATCTTTTATTCACAAATCATAAAACtattatatagtttttaattagtgtatggtgtgaaaaaaattatatttacacgCATAAATATTTTTCAGCATAAGAAAGTGTCATATTATCGGATCCagtttaatttattgaataagaTAAGTAagatgttgtaatttttttatatatgtcatatcttcaattcctacaagtaatatataaaaaaaaaatctcttgttGATTCAGAGAATAATAACATGTGTGGAAGAAGTTCCTACACGAAAAATATCGCAACATCTTTGGAAGTTCATTAACTCACAGTAAAAGCACATTTTCATTATATGTATGTCTCATCTCAAACCTCGAAGTCCACCAGTGATACAAAGTGGGTGATATCAAGTAGTTATGGCACAAGATTCAGAGAAAATTTGTGAAGGTGCTTCGGAGTCTCCAACGACCCCAGTTGGAACACAAGCACCAGCACCAGCACCAGCACCAGCACCACCAGAGAGTGAACCCAAAAGCACTTCAACTCAAAGAATCAAAGCCACAAGGCACCCTAGATGGACAAGGCAAGAAACACTTGTTCTGATAGAGTCCAAGAAAATGGTGGAAAATGGAGAACAAGTTTGCCGATTCAGATCAGCATCAGGGTGCGTTCAAACCGATCCGAAATGGGACATGGTGTCATCACTGTGTCAGCAGAGAGGGGTGAAGAGAGGGGCTGTTCAGTGCAGGAAAAGGTGGGGCAATCTTCTCACTGATTTCAGGAAGATCAAGAAGTGGGAATCTGGTGTAAAAGAGGTGGAGAGTGAGTCGTTTTGGATAATGAGAAATGATGTGAGGAAGGAGAAGAAGTTGCCCGGGTTCTTTGATTCTGTGGTGTACAATGTTTTGGATGGAGGGGTGTGCACCACTGTTGCATTTCCCTTGACACTGGTTAAGATGGTGCCAAAGGGTGAGAATGGTGTTGTTGTTGAGGGAGTGTCTCATCATCAGGAACAGTGTAAGGAGAacgaggaggaagaggaggaggaggaggaggaggaggaggaagatgaGGCGATTGTTGATGCTGAGAAAATGGGTTGGAGCACTGAGGAGGAAAACATGGAGACTAACATCAATGGTTTTCTTAAAACACCAACAGGTCTTCTTATTAAGGAAAAAGGTATTGCAGGGAGGCTCAAGAGGACACCCATACTCACATTGCCTACTCCAGGTACAACTAAGTTACATAAATTACATCACACTACtcattttgttattgttgttcaCATAATTACACTATCTATacccttttcttattaattgatcaattgttttgttgttgctttaaactaattaataagcAGAGAAACTACAGCAGCAGCCATCTTACCAAGGGAACTACGATCCTGGTAAATCAAATCAACTCAGTTCTGCTGTGTACATACTATGTGTTGTTGGTTACTCCTGTGTCCATAGCATATAGTCAAACATTTTAAGCGGTTGAAATCATTCAGTTTGACttatatgaaacaattttttttatactacttgtgatTTGTGAAACAGTTTTAGCGTTTATAGTAAAGTTTGTTCcgcatatttttatattttaatatcattccacttttttgtttttttgttttgtccatttCCCCTTTTTCAAAGAGCTTTTTGTTACACCAAAACAATCTCTTTATATGCAATCGTTGCATAAAACTCTAAATTGGATCAACAAATAGCGAACTACTATTCATTAGTACTTTATCTGGCAATCCTGTGCTGCATATGTTATGCAtttgatcataaaaaaaaattactatttcaaTACCATGGCTTTGGTCTTTTAATATAGACTAATAGACCTAGaacctttatttttttgctgTTATTAAAGTGGATTTCTGGAATATCATTTTAGACAGACACTGATACTACTTAGATATAGAAGAATGACATGTATTACCAGGAATGTGTTACCAATTGCAAGCTATCAGTTTTGCATGCTTTAATAATTGATATTATACGCCTGGTCACTCCTTGAACTCATGACTAAGCATACTTTTGCTTAATTGATTGACAAGTGATTcaaaaacacataaaacaaacaaacaaaaactcgGAGATATAATCAACGAAGCAATCATTAGACGAAGATAggataaaacatattttatatcgATAAAGTGCATGTTTAGTTTTTCATTCATGCGTTTCAAGGCGGCAAACAAAGAAGTAACTATACTACTGGATTGGAAAAACATGGGTTACATTGAACCCAACGTTTTTTCAAACACACCCAAATTGgttataaaacattttagatTTGAGTTGTCCAATCTTCATCCATTGATTATGATTCATTGATTGCGTGAATACATGGAAAGTAGACTGCACCGAATTTGATTCCAACATTAGTGACCTTTTTCACAATCTCATGAAAAGTATTTTGGTTCAGGTTTTCAGAAGGAACCTATGTTCCAAGAGGGATACAAGAGAAAGAGGTTACCGTTGGATAGTAGTGAGGACTGCACAGATTTCAACAGCAACATTACCAATCTACTAAGGAGGAACAGTGACATGCTAAAAGCCCATCTTGGGGCTCAGAACATAAATTACCAATTGGCCAGGGACCAGCAGAAACAACAAACTGATATTATAGTTGCAGCCCTTGGCAAGCTCACAGATGCCCTCACAAAAATTGCTGACAAGCTGTAAATGAATTCGCGTCACAAGACACATGAAAGATCTTAGGGGCTTCAAACCTACCTATAAGGATCTGCATATTACTGTTAATTATGGCATTAGATTTCATTATCATCATTTCCCCCCCTTTTAATTAGTACTTCTCAGTTTTTTTACCTCATTTTTTTGGGGAAAACTAGTCTTTGTTTTCATGCAGTTGATGTTTATTCTTTCAACTCTAGATGCAGCTTGCAAATCTGTTCCTTTTTCCCTTATTCCTAAGATTTAGAAAGGGACCAGTATTTCAACACCTCCGGTATTTAGAAAcagtaaaattaatataaactaTCATAATGCAAAATATGGTTCCAGACTTCCGGTCTCTGTTAAGGAGGCTAGCATgagattttaatcaataataaagacATTATTAAAAAGAGTATCAAAAAgtgtgatattattattattattattattattatcattatcacttttataaaaaaaatgcaatacaGGAACTAATTACTACCCTTGAGTAATAATCGCTGTAACTTCTGAACAGCTTAAAGGGAGCTTGCCTCCATTCCACCAACCCAATGGACCGGTAACTCACTAGGCACTAGCTCCACACAAATTATCATGAACCACTTCACTCTATTTCTCCCAGAAAACATAGCCTCAATTCGTCAGCATCTTCTAGGCTATGAAGAAATATACACAATAGAATTATATGTGGTCCATGTGGAGGATAATAGCATACAAAATCACTTAATAGAAGGCCTAACAATTTACACTAAGAATTTCCTCTAATCATGCAAAACTCACCTTTCAATCCCCACTACATAGGAACAGCCTCAATAAGCCTAGCAAAGTAAAATTGGGTAGTGGTTAAGCCTCTCTTCCTTATGGTCCAGCCAACCTTTTGCAATGCTCTCTCTACATCTGCCTCAGA
This genomic interval from Glycine max cultivar Williams 82 chromosome 5, Glycine_max_v4.0, whole genome shotgun sequence contains the following:
- the LOC100793052 gene encoding trihelix transcription factor ASR3, whose translation is MAQDSEKICEGASESPTTPVGTQAPAPAPAPAPPESEPKSTSTQRIKATRHPRWTRQETLVLIESKKMVENGEQVCRFRSASGCVQTDPKWDMVSSLCQQRGVKRGAVQCRKRWGNLLTDFRKIKKWESGVKEVESESFWIMRNDVRKEKKLPGFFDSVVYNVLDGGVCTTVAFPLTLVKMVPKGENGVVVEGVSHHQEQCKENEEEEEEEEEEEEEDEAIVDAEKMGWSTEEENMETNINGFLKTPTGLLIKEKGIAGRLKRTPILTLPTPEKLQQQPSYQGNYDPGFQKEPMFQEGYKRKRLPLDSSEDCTDFNSNITNLLRRNSDMLKAHLGAQNINYQLARDQQKQQTDIIVAALGKLTDALTKIADKL